From Xylocopilactobacillus apis, a single genomic window includes:
- a CDS encoding PTS sugar transporter subunit IIA: MFFDKKIINLEVDVQSSTEIITKLANELESKNIVKDSYLEHVLAREEEFPTALDLGDGVGVAIPHTDSEYVNTSQIALATLKQPVSFKSMVNKDLDVKVILVFMIAMSKPHEQSQLLSNLMTFCQNKKAVKELLAVSNANDAYEILNKYDLN, translated from the coding sequence ATGTTTTTTGATAAAAAGATAATCAATCTTGAAGTAGATGTTCAGAGTAGTACAGAAATAATTACTAAATTAGCAAATGAATTAGAAAGCAAAAACATTGTAAAAGATAGCTACTTAGAGCATGTATTGGCACGAGAGGAAGAATTTCCTACGGCTTTAGACCTTGGGGATGGAGTAGGAGTTGCTATTCCTCATACTGATTCGGAGTATGTGAATACATCACAAATCGCACTGGCAACTTTGAAACAGCCAGTTTCTTTTAAAAGCATGGTAAACAAAGATTTAGATGTCAAAGTTATTCTAGTTTTCATGATTGCAATGAGTAAGCCTCACGAACAGTCACAGCTTTTGAGTAATTTAATGACATTTTGTCAAAATAAAAAAGCAGTCAAAGAACTATTAGCGGTTTCAAATGCTAATGATGCGTACGAGATTTTAAATAAATATGATTTAAATTAA
- a CDS encoding ribulose-phosphate 3-epimerase, which translates to MIKIAASLHSGPKINLEKILNEFSHADIDFLHIDVMDGHFVPEIDFGEGIVKEISSFSDIPLDIHMMVENPELLINNYSLPTTEVIGIHVEATPHIHRALTTIKSLHKKAEVIINPDTPVSTIIPVLNIVDQVLVMSVDPGTSGAKFIDSTLERVNLLNELRQKNNYNYLIEADGSIDDRNIKGLIDTGLDVAVSGSFIFKDNVEKQILKLKNI; encoded by the coding sequence ATGATTAAAATAGCAGCATCGCTACACAGTGGACCCAAAATTAACCTAGAAAAAATATTAAATGAGTTTTCTCATGCAGACATAGATTTTTTACACATTGATGTAATGGACGGACACTTCGTACCAGAAATAGACTTTGGAGAAGGAATAGTTAAAGAAATAAGTAGTTTTTCAGATATTCCTTTGGATATTCATATGATGGTTGAAAATCCAGAGCTATTAATCAATAACTACTCATTACCAACAACAGAAGTAATTGGAATTCACGTTGAAGCAACACCTCACATTCATCGCGCTTTAACGACAATTAAAAGTTTGCATAAAAAGGCCGAAGTTATTATTAATCCTGATACCCCAGTTTCTACAATAATTCCTGTTCTTAATATTGTTGACCAAGTACTAGTTATGTCAGTCGATCCTGGAACTAGTGGCGCAAAATTTATAGACTCTACTCTTGAAAGAGTGAATTTGCTAAATGAATTACGACAAAAAAATAATTATAACTATTTAATAGAGGCTGACGGAAGCATTGATGATCGTAATATTAAAGGATTGATTGATACTGGACTCGACGTAGCTGTTTCGGGTTCATTTATCTTTAAAGATAATGTTGAAAAGCAAATTCTAAAATTAAAAAATATTTAA
- a CDS encoding LysR family transcriptional regulator, with translation MEIRVLQYFLAVVEEKNISRASQKLHVSQPNVSRQLRELEEELGITLFDRGGRQIELTESGEYLANQARQILSLVNKTEDNLQNPGELTGTLTIGSGESQTIMSIIEVIKSMRSLYPRIKVNLVSNNADEVQKNLLTGLFDFGVVMEPNDKQKFEFISLPGDVEWGLLVRNDSPLAKKKHLNPPDFNNLELIISQQRGVETLLKDWLGTSQAHYKIIATYNLLYNASLLVAAGMGAALAFNGIINTRGSNLKFIPLNPRQTAQSSLIWSRSTTLSNVGKVFLKQVKESLGK, from the coding sequence ATGGAAATTCGTGTCTTACAATACTTCTTAGCTGTCGTAGAAGAAAAAAATATCAGTCGTGCTTCACAAAAATTACACGTGTCTCAACCCAATGTCTCACGTCAACTTAGAGAGCTCGAAGAAGAATTAGGAATCACTTTATTTGATCGAGGCGGCCGCCAAATCGAATTAACTGAAAGCGGCGAATACCTTGCAAATCAAGCACGTCAAATTTTATCATTAGTCAACAAGACCGAGGACAATCTTCAAAATCCGGGAGAACTGACAGGAACTCTTACTATCGGAAGCGGTGAATCTCAGACAATAATGTCAATAATAGAAGTTATCAAGTCGATGAGATCTTTATATCCGAGAATTAAAGTCAATTTAGTTAGTAATAACGCTGACGAAGTTCAAAAAAATTTATTAACTGGATTGTTTGATTTTGGGGTTGTAATGGAACCCAATGACAAACAAAAATTTGAATTTATCAGTCTTCCAGGTGATGTTGAATGGGGGCTTTTAGTGCGAAATGATTCTCCTTTAGCTAAAAAAAAGCATCTTAATCCGCCTGATTTTAACAATCTTGAATTAATTATCTCCCAGCAGCGAGGAGTTGAAACTCTGCTAAAAGATTGGTTGGGTACCAGTCAAGCTCATTACAAGATCATTGCCACTTACAATCTATTGTATAATGCTTCACTTTTAGTTGCTGCTGGAATGGGGGCGGCTCTGGCTTTCAATGGAATTATTAATACCAGGGGCAGCAATTTAAAATTTATTCCGCTTAATCCGCGGCAAACCGCCCAAAGTAGCTTAATTTGGAGTCGCAGTACTACTTTATCGAACGTGGGAAAAGTATTTTTAAAACAAGTCAAAGAGTCATTAGGTAAATAA
- a CDS encoding MFS transporter yields MELSKNRKNLLVLILALGTFGVTNTEMGIMGILPIISRQYNVSIATAGGLVSYFALIIAICGPFLPALLARFNKKKIMLLAIGLFVVSCLASAFITDFKLLLLARLLPAFLHPVFVSYAMSTAALIADNNAESSRFVSRVFMGVSAGMVLGVPLANLIASLGSFRLVMLTFAAINTLILIACAVYLISIKDQNTQSFKAQMKALIQPQTLIGIVTIICLNGAVFGFYSYLSDFLEKVSLLSAVVISALLLVYGLANVLGNGLAGSLLASNPHKVLVDLPIVMLVPYLIIYFLNQNLFLSFILILIMGTFAGIDQNLNQYIMNDALKESPDLANGLFITGANLGTTFGSMIAGKFITTWGTKSSLLATEILLVIAIVIIMLNPYFKKKKNS; encoded by the coding sequence ATGGAATTATCAAAAAACAGAAAAAATTTATTAGTTTTAATATTAGCTTTAGGAACATTTGGAGTAACAAATACTGAGATGGGAATTATGGGCATCCTGCCAATTATTTCTCGCCAGTATAATGTAAGCATTGCTACGGCTGGTGGTCTAGTTAGCTACTTTGCCTTAATTATTGCAATTTGCGGTCCTTTTTTACCGGCATTGTTAGCCCGCTTTAATAAGAAAAAAATCATGCTGCTGGCAATTGGATTATTCGTTGTCAGCTGCCTTGCTTCGGCGTTTATCACGGATTTTAAATTGTTATTATTAGCCCGATTATTACCAGCATTTTTACATCCCGTTTTTGTTTCATACGCCATGTCTACGGCAGCCCTAATAGCTGATAACAATGCAGAATCCTCACGCTTTGTCTCACGCGTCTTTATGGGAGTTTCTGCCGGAATGGTTTTAGGGGTTCCTCTTGCTAATTTAATCGCTAGTTTAGGAAGCTTTCGATTAGTGATGCTGACTTTTGCGGCGATTAATACCTTGATTTTGATCGCTTGTGCAGTCTATTTGATTTCCATTAAAGATCAAAATACCCAAAGTTTTAAAGCGCAAATGAAGGCGTTGATTCAGCCGCAGACCTTGATTGGAATCGTCACAATTATCTGTTTAAATGGAGCCGTGTTTGGATTTTACAGTTATTTATCTGACTTTTTAGAAAAAGTTAGTTTATTGTCAGCAGTCGTAATCAGCGCTCTATTGTTAGTGTATGGTTTGGCTAATGTTTTAGGAAACGGACTTGCCGGGAGCCTTTTAGCAAGTAACCCGCATAAAGTATTAGTGGATTTGCCGATTGTGATGTTAGTGCCCTATTTAATAATTTATTTTTTAAATCAGAATTTATTTTTAAGTTTCATCTTAATTTTAATTATGGGGACATTTGCGGGAATTGATCAGAATTTAAACCAGTACATTATGAATGATGCTTTGAAAGAAAGTCCCGATTTAGCCAACGGCTTGTTTATTACGGGCGCTAATTTAGGAACAACGTTTGGCTCAATGATTGCCGGGAAATTTATTACTACGTGGGGAACTAAAAGCTCATTGTTGGCGACCGAAATACTTTTAGTGATAGCTATTGTTATCATTATGTTGAATCCCTATTTCAAGAAAAAGAAGAATTCTTGA
- a CDS encoding cyclophilin-like fold protein, with protein MTIIVALMVGLLITACTVQSNKHPESSNVSRVHHSKPKKTLLIYYSLTKNTARLANTIGKQPGIESVEIKTKKSYPTTDNDQVNKLVKEKQNKHQFDQLKRVPKNLNQYQKIIIGFPIWSNDMAYPMQSFLAQNKETLSHKVIVPFTTSSMAEASAIRNTEATIRRLVPGVNLQKGLNLASSDLDSKRITSWINQTVLKTPSKKTAITIRTGSEVFKGYLNNSAAAKDFAKHLPQKLNVKNFATGYPEKYAKLPFKLRLNDTKGDDPGKGDLDYNSKNQSLFFYHGRVGKFQELHRIGHINDSKYINFVSSHQEPFEAQIELSN; from the coding sequence TTGACAATTATTGTTGCTCTAATGGTTGGTTTATTGATTACTGCTTGTACAGTTCAATCAAATAAACATCCAGAGAGTTCAAATGTTAGTAGAGTGCATCATTCTAAACCAAAGAAGACACTTTTAATTTATTATTCACTTACCAAGAATACTGCCCGTTTAGCTAATACAATCGGTAAGCAACCGGGAATTGAATCAGTTGAAATTAAAACTAAAAAATCTTATCCAACGACTGATAATGATCAAGTTAATAAATTAGTGAAAGAAAAGCAGAATAAGCATCAATTTGATCAGTTAAAAAGAGTTCCTAAAAATTTAAATCAATATCAAAAGATTATAATCGGGTTCCCAATTTGGAGTAATGATATGGCTTATCCCATGCAGTCGTTTCTTGCTCAAAATAAAGAAACTTTAAGTCATAAAGTTATTGTTCCATTTACTACGAGTTCGATGGCAGAAGCAAGTGCAATTAGAAATACAGAAGCAACAATTCGTCGCTTGGTACCCGGGGTAAATTTACAAAAAGGTTTGAATTTAGCTTCTAGTGACCTCGATTCCAAACGGATTACGAGTTGGATTAATCAGACGGTTTTAAAAACGCCTTCTAAAAAAACAGCCATCACAATTAGGACTGGTTCTGAAGTTTTTAAAGGATATTTAAATAATTCAGCTGCAGCAAAAGATTTCGCTAAACATTTACCCCAAAAATTAAATGTCAAAAATTTTGCGACCGGATATCCAGAAAAATATGCAAAGCTGCCTTTTAAATTGAGATTAAATGACACGAAAGGTGATGATCCGGGTAAAGGGGACCTTGATTATAATTCTAAAAATCAAAGTTTGTTTTTCTACCATGGACGAGTAGGTAAATTTCAAGAATTACATCGCATTGGGCACATCAATGATAGTAAATATATTAATTTTGTTAGCAGTCACCAAGAACCTTTTGAAGCTCAAATTGAATTGAGCAACTAA
- a CDS encoding FAD-binding oxidoreductase — translation MLKKHPVALELVWFICLILFPLPLILLLNTEMSTTTGTQILIIDSGLVAYSWWLAEVLLSTRPRWLDRLIGLPSLYFVHSLLGAGSLILAFVHHQFMTSMGYWIQLTGNIAWYLLIFGIIYASIFLSGWFVDRFRWAAQLKQKFEKVFKHQLSIWLHRLNLIVIIAIWLHVHLIGRINFHLGFMLVFDTYTVLTLACYLWKKWILEMNYWQGKLVENASLSSQTRRLVIDFGSNKPPFKAGDYFFFIFKDISTEAHPFSISNSQPDQSDQVVLTVRELGDYTRKLSALKLGSPVKAEGPFGRFDAIVKSSDEPLVLIGMGTGVAPLLNIAAKYYQTRSISLIWTVTNEQEMYFDSYFKDLEQKGCKYHVQVGRLKPDQLTAIVSKSEVKSARFLVVGGARSVINVEKMLRKIGVQRKNIFDERLTM, via the coding sequence TGATAGCGGGCTGGTGGCGTACAGTTGGTGGTTAGCGGAAGTGCTGTTATCAACGCGCCCTCGATGGTTAGATCGCTTGATTGGTCTGCCTTCATTATATTTTGTGCATTCATTACTAGGGGCTGGCTCTTTAATCTTAGCCTTTGTTCATCACCAATTTATGACCTCAATGGGTTATTGGATCCAACTTACTGGAAATATTGCATGGTATTTGCTTATTTTTGGAATTATATACGCCAGCATCTTTCTATCAGGTTGGTTTGTCGATCGTTTTCGCTGGGCAGCTCAGTTAAAGCAAAAATTCGAAAAGGTGTTCAAACATCAATTATCAATTTGGCTTCATCGTTTAAATTTGATTGTCATTATTGCAATTTGGCTGCACGTTCATCTTATTGGTCGAATTAATTTCCATCTTGGTTTCATGTTGGTTTTTGATACTTATACCGTTTTGACGCTTGCTTGTTACTTGTGGAAAAAATGGATCTTAGAAATGAATTATTGGCAGGGAAAACTAGTAGAAAATGCGTCCTTAAGTTCTCAAACTCGGCGGCTTGTAATCGATTTTGGATCTAATAAACCACCGTTTAAAGCAGGAGATTATTTCTTTTTTATATTTAAAGATATTTCAACTGAGGCTCACCCGTTCTCAATTTCAAATTCTCAACCTGATCAATCTGATCAAGTAGTTTTGACGGTCCGCGAATTAGGAGATTATACTCGCAAGCTTTCGGCTTTGAAACTTGGCAGTCCAGTTAAAGCTGAAGGACCATTTGGACGTTTTGATGCAATTGTAAAAAGCAGCGACGAACCACTCGTATTAATCGGAATGGGGACAGGTGTTGCTCCACTTTTAAATATAGCTGCTAAGTACTATCAAACTCGTTCTATTTCACTTATTTGGACGGTCACTAACGAGCAGGAAATGTATTTTGATTCTTATTTTAAAGATTTAGAGCAAAAAGGCTGTAAGTATCACGTTCAAGTTGGCAGATTAAAGCCCGATCAACTTACCGCAATAGTTAGCAAGTCTGAAGTAAAATCTGCTCGCTTTCTAGTAGTTGGCGGAGCTAGATCGGTTATTAATGTTGAAAAAATGCTTAGAAAAATTGGAGTTCAAAGAAAAAACATTTTTGATGAAAGGTTAACGATGTAA